The DNA sequence aaaatcaagttGTACACAATGTTCGTCGTGAGAAAACAAAGTTTACTCGGCCAATAGAGTGAAGAGCAATTACCAAAAACCCACATGTATATTACCAAGAAGAAGTGATCACACCTTTCACCTCCGCCAACCAATGACTCTACCCACTCTgctccctcctcctccatccaACAGGCACCACATTCATATCACTCTTAATTATAACATCCTTCACTGTATCACGCAGCAAATAATGCCAAGAGACTTTAAATTGAAGATCAAAACTGAAATTCACTGTGCATTGGTACCAAACAAAATGGAAATTCTTATTTATTCACATGAAATTCCATCTATCTATCTCCGATCAACATTTTACACAAAGCTATTAGTATATAAGTATATATACTCTAAATTAATATGAACAAACACCAAACATTGGGTAAAGCTGCCGCAtatatataatacctaacccaaaataataataataataataacaaaatccAAGCGGAAATCTTGTAGTAACAGCAACGATATACATTTATATATGTTGGTCTCTCTCTGTACCTTTACTAGTATTATGAATTTTGGAAACTGAAGTATTAGAAAGCGGCGTAAGGAATCTGCTGGGGGAGTCTGAAACGGATGTGAGAAGCTGGGGATCTAACCGCGACGCCGTGCCAGCATATGCCTCCCTTGCACATCTCATGGTCATGGTGGTTAATTAGGCTCTGAGCATGACGGCGGCTGAAAGGACACGTGGCTTTACGCGACACGTCCCAAGTGAGTGTGGCCACAAGGATCAAAGCGACTACGGTGGTGGACACAATCACCACAAAGCCACCGCCGAAGCTTTGACCACACACAATAAGCCCGTATGCCTTAACGCACGCGATCACTGCTACATAGATGATCGTCAGGTTGCTCACAACTAGATCACATACCGCCATCAAAAGATAGATGACTTTAACTACTGGCTTGCTTAGCTTAGACACATTCCGTTGCTTTTGTGACTCTCTAACTCTTAGGAATTGCAATGAATAATTGAATATAACAAAAAAAGGAAAGTGAAATGGATCCACTACCTTGTCGTCCACCCGCCGATTTTTTCAAACACCAATCATCTCCCTCCACGTGTCTGTCGTTCCATTTCTTCTTACGTGTCGCTTATGAGTTTGCTTTCCCTATCTTTAACCATCTTTACCAATTTCCACCCTCTTGGTGCTCTTCTTACTCATTTATGATTAAGTTATTAATTACCTTGACGGTTATCCAAAATGTCAAAAATACCCACAAACTAAAAACGTTACCGTGGACGTGACATTATTTAAGGGCTTCACCTTTATATCTCCTAGGCGTCACAATTGACAATCTCATATAATTCTCAAACAAAAATAGTTATTAaagttaattattatatatttattatatttattatttaatttatttttaatatatttttatattttaatatattcatGAGTGAAAATAGATTTTGAGGTATAGCTCGTTCTTATGATATTTGAACTGGTTTTTTTTGGAGTAAGGGGAGTGGAACATTGTTTTTTGTGGGGAGGCGGCGTTGGATACCTATAAagggactccaacgctcaagtaagtAAGAGTATGAGTAATAGAGATGATATTCAGAGTGAATAGCGTACCTTCAGATCAGTAGTTCATTAGTCTTTATAGTGAGTTGTTTGAGTGGTTTGTTATATGGATCAGTTATTCATATCTTTGTTGCAGGTTTGACGGGGTCTGAGGTTTGTTATCATTTGGATTTGTTGGGATGATACTGGCCTGAGTGGGGAGGTCGTTGGGGAGAGTATATCTGCCAGCTATACCAGGTTCCGAGGTTATAGCGGTTGTAGGCCAGGGTTGAGTAacggatcatagcccccaagcttgacctGTTTTTCTGAGCCGAGGTATAACAGACATAGTTAtaaaaatcggaccggaccggccggttcgaccaaAAAACCGGTGAACCGGATTCCTAACCAGTCCGGTTGAGTGATATGATTGGATAAGGAAGAGAACCGTTAAGAACCGGATTGAACAGGCCGATTTTGATAAAAATCGGAAAACCGGCGATTTCTAGTTAACCGACCGGTTCGGAAgcgcttttttttttattattcattttccaaaacgacgtcgttttggttaaaaaaaaaagtctcGTCGTATACGCACTACCCCCCAAACCCCACTCCCAGGTTCCACTTTCCACTTTTCCCCCCAACCCTAATCCCCTAACGGCTAACCCTCTTCGCCACCACCTCACCCCACTCTGTCACAGTGTCACTCACCCAGCCACCGCCGCCAGCTGCCAGCCGCCAGCCGCCCGCGGTCGTCTTCTTCGTCTCTCCGCCGGTCTGAACTCCGAAGTTTGAAGGAACTAAGGAAGTAGGAACAGGACAGACCCGCGTCTGTCTCTCATCGCCGTCGCCGTTGCCGCGCCGTCGTTATCGCCGTTGCTGCATCGTTGACCTCGCCGTTGCCTCGCTCTTCTGCTGTGTCAAACAGGTTAGCTCCAGTTCTCCTCTGTAGTCTATTCTGCATTTCTTGCTGTTACAGTGTTATGACTTATGAATAATGTTGTTCTGCACTTCCCCTCTGTTCTCTAGTAACCTTAAACTGCAATCTCCTATGTTATTCTATTCTGTGTTGAAAACTTAAAATTTCTGGGATGAATATGCTTGTTGAAAGCTTGAATCTATGAAATATGAATTATGTTGTTTTGTTGATTTGTTCTATGTTGAATATGCTTATTGAAAACGTGAAAATTTGTTGTTTTGTTGATTTGTTCTGGGATGAATATGCTTGTTGACTAATTCTTGAAACCGAGGTGTTGAATATGCTTGTTGAATATGAATAATGTTAATCTAATGTTGTTCTGTTATGAATATGCTTGTGCTGTGAATATTTAAGATTGCTGTGAATAATGTAACTATTTAAGATTGCTGTGAATTTAACTATTTAAGCCTTTAAGGTTGCTGTCTTGCTGAATAGGGAATAGGAATTAGGGAATTTAGGATTGCTATTGTTTTATACTTTTGCTGTTTTGGTACTCCATATTCTTTTAGAATGGTGGTGcatgaaatcgtgattgttcattcccagcaacagcgccaaaaactcagtacgcacgttcataatctcaaattctttttcacaattccgatacaactaaccagcaagtgcactgggtcgtccaagtaataaaccttacatgagtaagggtcgatcccacggagattgttggcttgaagcaagctatggtcatcttgtaaatctcagtcaggcagattcaaatggttatggagatttgataattaagatataaataaaatataaagtaaagatagaaatacttatgtaattcattggtgagaatttcagataagcgtatggagatgctttgctccttctgaatctctgctttcctactgcttccattcaatcattcatactcctttctatggcaagctgtatgttgggcatcaccgttgtcaatggctacttcccgtcctctcagtgaaaatggtccaaatgcgctgtcaccgcacggctaatcatctgtcggttctcgatcatgttggaataggatccattgatccttttgcatctgtcactatgcccaacactcgcgagtttgaagctcgtcacagtcatcccatcccaaatcctactcagaataccatagacaaggtttatacttttcggatctcaagaatggccaccaataattctagcctataccacgaagactccgatcttttggaatggaggctaagagataaacgctcaatccaaggtagaacggaagtggttgtcaggcacgcgttcataggttgagaatagtgatgagtgtcacggatcatcatattcatcatggtgaagtgcaagcgaatatcttagaataggaataagcttgaattgaataagaaaacaatagtactttgcattaattcatgaggaacagcagagctccacaccttaatctatggggtgtagaaactctaccgttgaaaatacataagtgatgaaggtccaggcttggccgaatggccagccccctaaacatgatctctgaacataaaattaTCCAAAAGATTAACCagagatgtaaaataaatcactaaaagtagtttttatactaaactagtggcTAGGGTtgcataagataagtaaatgatatagaaatccacttccgggcccacttggtgtgtgcttgggcaaagcattgagctttcatgtgtagagactctttttggagttaaacgccaggttgtagcctgtttctggcatttaactctgatttgcaacctgtttctggcatttaactccagaatagggtaggaagttggcgtttgaacgccagtttgcgtcatcaaaactcgggcaaagtatggactattatatatttctggaaagccctggatgtctaatttccaatgcaattgagatcgcaccaattgggtttctgtagctccagaaaatccatttcgagtgcaaggaggtcagaatccaacagcatttgcagtccttcttcagcctctgaatcagatttttgctcaagtccctcaatttcagccagaaaatacctgaaatcacagaaaaacacacaaactcatagtaaagtctagaaatgtgatttatttaaaaactaataaaaatatagtaaaaagtaactaaattatactaaaaactacttaaaaacaatgccaaaaagcgtataaattatccgctcatcacaacaccaaacttaaattgttgcttgtccccaagcaactgaaaatcaaataggataaaaagaagagaatatacaataaatcccaACTAtaaatgaaacttagctccaattagatgagcgggactagtagctttttacctctgaacagttttggcatctcactttatcctttgaagctcagaatgattgtcatctataggaactcagaatttagatagtgttattgattctcttatttcagtatgttgattcttgaacacagctactttatgagtcttggccgtggccctaagcactttattttccagtattaccaccggatacataaatgccacatacacataactgggtgaaccttttcagattgtgactcagctttgctaaagtccccaattagaggtgtccaaggttcttaagcacactctttttttcttgctttggacctcaactttaaccgctcagtctcaagcttttcacttgacaccttcacgccacaagcacatggttagggacagcttggtttagccgcttaggccaggattttattcctttgggacctcctatccactgatgctcaaagccttggatcctttttacccttgtcttttggtttaaagggttactggctttttgctcttgccttttggtttaaagagctattggcttttttcgcttgctttttctttttctttctttttcttttatttttgccatttcatttttttttcgcaagccttgttattcactgctttttcttgcttcaagaatcaattttatgatttttcagatcatcaataacatttctcctttttctttattctttcaagagccaacaattttaacattcataaacaacaaattcaaaagacatatgcactgtttaatcattcattcagaaaacaaaaagtattgtcaccacatcaaaataattaaactaatctcaaggatgaatttgaaatccatgtacttcttgttcttttgtaattaaaacatttttcatttaagagaggtgatggattcataggacattcatagctttaagacatagacacttgacactaatgatcatgtagtaaaaacataaaacatagataaacataaagcatggtaaacgaaaaaacagaaaaataaagaacaaggagattaaagaacgggtccaccttagtgatggcggctagttcttcctcttgaagatcttatggagtgctttagctcctcaatgtctcttccttgcttttgttgctcctccctcatagctctttgatcttctctaatttcatggaggaggatagaatgctcttggtgctccacccttagttgtcccatgttggaacttaattctcctagggaggtgttgatttactcccaatagttttgtggatgaaagtgcatcccttgaggcatctcagggatttcatgatgaggaatttcctcatgatcttgttgaggtccatgatctcttgtttgctccatccttttcttagttatgggcttgtcctcatcaataaggatgtctccctcaatgtcaatcccagccgaattacagaggtgacaaatgaggtgaggaaaggctaaccttgccaaagtggaggacttgtcagccaccttgtagagttcttgaggtataatctcatgaacttccacttcctccccaatcatgatactatggatcatgatggcccggtctacagtaacttcagactggttgctagtgggaatgatagagcgttggatgaactccaaccatcctctagccactagcttgaggtcatgccttcttagttgaaccggcttgcctcttgagtcaattttccattgagctccttcctcacatatgtctatgaggacttggtccaacttttgatcaaagttgacccttctagtgtaggggcatgcattttcttgcatcattggcaagttgaacgccaaccttacattttttggactgaaatctaagtatttcccccgaaccattgtaagccaattctttgggttcgggttcatactttgatcatggttcttagtgatccatgcatttgcatagaactcttgaaccattaagattctgacttgttgaataggattggagagaacttcccatcctcttcttctaatctcttgtcggatctccagatactcactccttttgagcttgaaaaggacctcagggattatctttttcttggccacaatttcatagaagtggtcttgatagacctttgagatgaatctctccatctctcatgactcagaggtggaagcaattgccttccctttcctctttcttgaggtttctctggccttaggtgccattaatggttatggaaaacaaaaagcaacacttttaccacactaaacttaaaatatttgctcgtcctcgagcaaaagaagaaggaaaatagtagaagaaaaagaaaatggaggagatagaggggagGTGTGTATTCAGCCAAGGGGGGAAAGAAGTGTTtttaatgtgtgaaaatgaggtaatgtggaggggtttatataggggtgggggggaGGTTAGATTTCATggattagggttgggtttgggagggaaatgattttgaatttggaggtaggtggggtttttggggaagagtggatggatgtgattggtgaggggcatttggggaagagatatggaggtgattggtgaagggtatttggggaagagtgttatgaaagggtgtgaagaggagagaagaagaagtggggtaggtggggatcctgtggggtccacagatcttgaggggtcaaggacttagcatccctgctccatttaggcgtgcaaaacgcccttggattgcacttctggcgttaaacgccaggttgctgcttgtttctggcgtttaacgccagcttttctcccatttctggcgttaaacgccaagtagatgctctgttctggcgttaaacgctagtttggtgcttgtttctggcgtttaacgccagcttgatgcttctttctggcgttaaacgccagtctgctgcttcttactggcgtttaaacgccagtaagctcttcctccagggtgagctatttttaatgctgtttttcattctgtttttgatttttcagttgtttttgtgacttcacatgatcatcaacctaaagaaaacataaaataacaatagaaaataaatagatataattaaataacattgggttgcctcccaacaagcgcttctttaatgtcaatagcttaacagtgagctctcatggagcctcacagataatcagagcattgTTGTGGCCTCTcaaaaccaaacttagagcttggttggggcctcccaacaccaaacttagagtttgaatgtgagggttttgtttgactctgtattgagagaagcttttcatgcttcctctccattgttatacaaggagaaccttgagtcttgaatacaaggtagtcctcattcaactgaaggaccaactctcctctgtcaacatcaatcacagcttttgctatagataggaagggtctgccaaagatgatggattcatccttatccttcccagtgtctaggattatgaaatcagcagggatgtaaaggcctttaaccttcactagcacgtcctctactagtccataagcctatttcattggcttgtctgccatctctattgagattcttgcagcttgtacctcaaagattcccagtttctctattacagagagtggcatgaggtttatccctgaccccaggtcacacagagccttctcaaaggtcatggtgcctatggtacaaggtatgaataatttttcgggatccggtttcttctgaggtaatgtctgcctcattaatgcattcagttcattggtgaacaaggggggggttcatcctcccaagtctcagtaccaaataacttggcattcagcttcatgattgctcttagatacttagcaacttgatcttcaatgatgtcttcatcttcttcagaggaagaatatttattagagctcatgaatggcagaagaaagttcaatggaatctctatggtctttgtatgagcctcagattcctttggttccttaaaGGAAAACTcttttctgtccagaggacgtcccatgaggcttttctcactgggactcacgtcctcctcactctctccaggttcggccgtgttggtcatggttatggccttgcactctctcttgggattttcttctgtattgcttgggagagtattggaaggagtttcagtaatcttcttactcagctgatccacctgtgcctccaaatttctaatggaggaccttgtttcactcatgaaacttagtgtggtcttggatagatcagagactgtggctgccaggccagaatggctctgttcagaattctctgtctgttgctgaaaagatgatagaaaaggcttgctattgctaaacctatttcttccaccattattgttgaagccttgttgaggcttctgttggtccttccatgagaaatttggatgatttttccatgaaggattataggtgtttccatagggtctcccatttaattcacctttgctattgcagggttctcaggatcataagattcttcttcagaagatgcttctttagtactattggatgcagcttgtaatccattcagactctgagaaatcatattgacttgctgagtcaatattttgttctgagccaatatggcattcagagtatcaatttcaagaactccctttttctgaggcgtcccattgttcacaggattcctctcaggggtgtacatgaactggttatttgcaaccattttaatgatttcctgagcttctgtaggggttttcagatgaagagatcctcctgcagaatggtctaatgacatttttgacaacttagacagaccatcatagaatatacatatgatgctccattctggaagcatgtcagtaggacaccttttgatcagttgcttatatctttcccaagcttcatagagggactctccttccttctgtctaaaggtttggatttccactctaagcttgctcatcttttgaggtggaaagaatttggccagaaaagcactgatcagcttatcccaagagttcaggctatccttaggttgtgaatccaactatattctagctctgtctcttacaacaaaagggaaaagcataagcctgtagacctcggaatcaactccattggtcttgacagtgtcacagatttgcaaaaattcagctaaaaactgatgcggatcttccattggaagtccatgaaacttgtaattctattgcattagagaaactaattgaggcttaagctcaaagttgtttgctccaatagcaggaattgagatgcttcttccatagaagtcagcagagggtgcaatgaagtcaccaagcatctttcttgcattgttggcattgttgttattttcggctgccatgtcttcttctttttcaaaaatttctgtta is a window from the Arachis hypogaea cultivar Tifrunner chromosome 17, arahy.Tifrunner.gnm2.J5K5, whole genome shotgun sequence genome containing:
- the LOC112764742 gene encoding uncharacterized protein, with the protein product MAVCDLVVSNLTIIYVAVIACVKAYGLIVCGQSFGGGFVVIVSTTVVALILVATLTWDVSRKATCPFSRRHAQSLINHHDHEMCKGGICWHGVAVRSPASHIRFRLPQQIPYAAF